A segment of the Acidobacteriota bacterium genome:
TGCTTCGCCCCATCCTGCGAACACCCAAGGAGAACGCCATGCGAAGGATCGTGCTTGTGGCCGTACTGGCCGCCGCCCTCGGGGCGGCGTGCTCGCAGTCGGCCGAAACCCCATTCGGACAGCAGGACGCGGCGCGGATCCGGCAGCGCACCCAGGAATTCGCCCAGGCGTTCAACGCGAAGGATATGCGGAAGCTGCTCTCCATTTACTCGGGAGAGACAGCGTTCATGCCGCCGAACGCGCCGACGCTTCGCGGCCGCGACGCCGTCGGCGATTTCTACAAGGGGATGTTCGACGAGGGGGCCGGCGAACTCTCCCTCGAGTCCAAGGACGTTGGCGGTCACGGTCAACTCGCGTTCGAGAGCGGGACCTTCTCGCTGACGCGCCGCCCTCCATCCGGGCCGGAAACCCGCGACCGGGGGAAGTACCTGTTCATCTGGCGGTTCAACCGCGCGCAGAACGCGTGGCTGATCGACTATACGATCTGGAGCAGCGATCTGCCCGAGCGCGTG
Coding sequences within it:
- a CDS encoding nuclear transport factor 2 family protein; this translates as MRRIVLVAVLAAALGAACSQSAETPFGQQDAARIRQRTQEFAQAFNAKDMRKLLSIYSGETAFMPPNAPTLRGRDAVGDFYKGMFDEGAGELSLESKDVGGHGQLAFESGTFSLTRRPPSGPETRDRGKYLFIWRFNRAQNAWLIDYTIWSSDLPERVEISSD